Sequence from the Ziziphus jujuba cultivar Dongzao chromosome 9, ASM3175591v1 genome:
tGTATTTCATTCTTATTTCTAGGCCATTTCTGAAAGCATAGAAAGTGATTATATAATTCCGTAGtgctaggaatttttttttttttccgaggTTTAAGCCACTTATATCTAGGAGacattcaattaattataaaagatcctaatttttaaattatttttactaaattattAAGAGTATTTTATTTAGTCCTAGTTTAAAagacaatatttttctttttcttttctttaactgAATATTTGATTTGTTAGACGAAATTGAATAAAAAGCTTTTTAATTGTAGGATAattcttttactatttttttaaataaaaataataataataaaattaaaggatagTGAAATAAGATAGACAACATGACAaagaaaaggaataaaataccaaattagTTAAGCGAagtattttaatcttaaaaagaaaaaaaaaaaaaagcacaattGGACCccatttgaagaaaataaaaattacattaaaaagtaaaaagtaaaaaaaaaaaaaaaaaaaaagtttaccaaataaaaattttaaaaagagtaAAATCCCCGAAATGGGTTATTGAGAAAGAGAAATAAACAGCGTGAACCAAACACGCCACTTCCCAAACGAAAGTGCGGACCGGACCAGACCAGAGACGCCGCTTTGGGCCGCGATCAGTTTGAACCTTCCGCCGCCGCCGCGACTGGTGTTTTCTGTCCGAATTCCACCTGTTCATTGCTTTCCCTTAACCCTTCGTAAGTACTTGtactatttttttctgtttggttTCCGTGAAAGCGTTTGGACAGCAATTGTTCGCGACATTCATTTTCTCGGCAGCCAAACAATGCAACGTTGGTGtggaatttcctttttttttttttatttaaaaaaaaattatgggggTTTTTGGATTACAAATGTGGTGAATTAAGGTTGGAGATGGGGAAAGACAACCTAGCATCGGCCATGGAAATTGACGATCCGAAATCGAACACTTCTGATCAGACTACACCTAAGTTCTCTATAAACGGTGGGTTCTTTCATTCTGATCTATTCTCATTTTGTGTGCTAACTATAggttgaaactttttttttttttttttgggtcaaattgaTTAATTACCTAATCATTTGTGTCGTTGAATTTTCGCTCAATTGAGCAAAAAGATTGATTTTTGTGCGCTCCGTTGAACTTCAGTAAAGGAATTCGTATATTGCTTAATCTGagcattttttaatattgtttgtaattttgttcGTTCTTCTGTTTACAGTGTTGCAGCTTTTGAAATCTGCTCAAATGCAACATGGATTAAGGCATGGGGACTACACTCGCTATCGGTATCAATAAGCTTTTAAACTTTACATttttagctttttattttatttttaaatcaagttTAAGCATTATTGAGCCTAAGCCTTTAATTACTGCCACTATTGCTATTACTAGTAGTCTTTTGTGTTActgttgttgtttattttttcttttcctcattgatagtgttaataatattttgcaAGACTGTTgtggtttatttttgttgtcaTTGTTAGTGTTACTATCAGTACTTTGTGATTCCATTTCAGCGATAAGTTTCGATTCCAGTATTAGTGATACATTGAGACTGTTATTGGATTACTACTTTGTGAGTCAatcttaatttattatgttaatGGGTTGATTCTTGTTAATTCACAGGAGGTATTGCACTGCCCGATTGCGGAGGTTATATAAATCTTTGAAGTTCACCCATGGCCGTGGGAAATACTCCAAAAGACCCATAACTGAATCTACTGTAACTGAAGTAAGGTGTGTCTTGCATATCATTTCTTGATAAAATCTGCTGTACTTAATCTCTTAACCATTTAAGGAAATTAGTATTCTTATCTGGTTTCATACGGTCTGGACAGCCAAACCATCCGTAATTTTTCTTGGGACTTTTTCTAATGTATATTAGCAGTGGTTGCAGACTACTGAATTCCCTTGCTTTACTATTGTAAAACTATCTTTAGAATCATAATTGAGTTGTCTTCTAGTGTCATCagttaaataagataaatatcAGAAAGTTTCAAATACATAGGAACTATTAGTTTTTTTCTGATTATTCCATGCTTAATGATTCCATTTTCTGGATTAAAAACAGGTTTCTTCATCTGGTTCTGTATACAGCAGAGAGAGCTTGGAGCCATGCCATGGAAAAGAGACAGCTTCCTGATGGTCCAAATGCACGTCAGCGGATTTATTTGATTGGTAGGCTGAGGAAGGCAGTTAAGTGGGCTACCCTGGTTTCGCAGTTGTGTGCAGTCAAGGGAGATTCTAGAACATCTTTAGAAGCTGAGGTTTGTTAAAACTTCTTTTGTTTAAGTTATATAGTTTTTGTTCTTATATATTGTTGGTTTGGTTACCTATAAGCTTAGGCACCTGATTTCCCTTTTCCACTCTCCTCTCTCATTTTATGTGGAAAAGTGAGGTTAAGGTTGCAGATATGAAGTTTAACAAGTGTTTATTAACGTTATTCCACTGAAAATGGATGCACTAGCAGTCTTGTTGCCAGATGCTGGGAGTggagataaaagaaaaagttagaAGACTGGCAGTTTCTTTGTTGCTATGTTTTGCCACTATGAATTTATCAGATGCCATAAAGTTTCAAGCGAAAGGCAaagatatttttcaaaagaaaggaaataacTTAAGCATGGAATTCACTTTTACAAGGACTTCAGATATTTGCAtaccaaataaacaaatgaattgctaggaaaatttttgaaatactaTCAAATGATTTCTTTGGCATTACTTTGCATGAGGCTATAGCATTGACACTTTTAAGTTTTTAACCTAGCCATGAATGCTACtcatctttatttcttttacttACTGTTGTTCTTTTGGCCATACCATTgcatattttcaaaatgttttCCTCTAGACCAGGTGAGTTAATTTTTGTTGTGAACACTTTTGTATGTTTAATTATTGTACTGCACTTTGGGCTTCATCCTTTTAACGATGAGAGATTATGTGACATTTCAATGTTTAGGCATATGCCTCCTTTATGAAAGAAAACTTGTTGTTTGAACAAGACAAAAATTGGGATACAGCATTGATGAATTTCAAAAGTGCCAGTTGTGTTCTTGTCTCAATTATATCATTAGGAGGTAGGCATAAGTTGAATATGTTAGTGTAATGGATACTGTGAATTGCTGACTTTGCTTATAATCTTTTAGGGCTGTCTATGAGGAACTTGGGAAGTATGGAGACTTAGAAAATCAAGTTTTGTGCCGTGAGCGGGTTGAGGAACTAGAACCTAGTATCAGGTACTGCTTGCATACGATTGGCAAGTCAAATCTGCAAGCCTCTGATCTTCTACAAATAGGTGAGATGGAAGGTCCTTCTCTAGACCTTTTTAAGGCTAAATTGGAGGtgagttttattagtttaactGTTTAAGCAGTAGACCATGAGCTGATTTCTTTTGATGTCCTCTAGCAAGTTTAATTAGTTTGGTCGATGCTACCCACTGCCTTACACCCTCAACTTTGGTCTAAGCAGACCGTGCAGAATTTTCTTAACATATCCAAAATGAATATCTGATTTAGCCTTTTTAGTTTATCCATTCTTTTCCCCCTTTGATTCTGATAAGCTTCTGTTTGTTCAACTGATATCTTGCTTGCTTTTGGTTGTAGGCTGTAATGGCGGAGGCAAGATCTCAGCAGGCTGCTTCAATGACAGAGTTCCATTGGCTTGGTCATAGGTTTCCAATCTCCAATGCTAAAACACGTGTTTCCATTTTAAAAggtttgttattgttttatgtGGCTATTTATTTAAAGTAATTACATAAAGGAAACTTTCATTGGAGCCGTGAAGCCCATGCGCTCATAACACTATTGATGTTTTATTTAGTACAAAACTTTGATTGACATATCAGGCTAGGTATTCATGctcaccctctctctctctctctctctccatggAAGGAAGCTCTACGTGGTTTGTTTCTTCACCAAAAAGTCTAATTGTAGGCTGTGAAATGCAATGTATTTGCCAAATTTCTGGCAAAAATAAACTTCAAGCTTTCTCCTTTCAAGTATTACAAGAATAGTCTCGGTATAATGCACGTGATGAGTggtattcaaaataaatggtgtTGGCTAGTTTACTTTTGGTGGTTCTTTTGAATAAGTTAGTTTCGTCTTTATTACTTTGCTTTGTTATGTCTACTCAAGgttcaaatatttgttaaagcTCATAAATTGAGCGTATCCTTTTTCAGTGTTTCCTTATTCGCAACTTCCCCCGCTACAAAAATTTCCCTTTTTCCTTGCTTTGTGCTCCCCTTCTCTCTCCTTGTTTCCATCTTCTCCTTTCTCTAGTTTCTCATTTTGTTCCCTACCTTGTAACAAGTAGCATCTGGATCTTTTTGCCAAAAAAAGGTGGCATCTGCATCTTCATGGCCTTCCTTAATTGACATCCCCTTATctcctatttattattattattatcagttTGACCATTGAACTCATTGCCATTGTTGTCCTTATCCATTAATTACCACCACCTAACCCCACTAACCTACAGCTGTCTTGTTGTCTCTGTCTTCTGACCCTCAAGCTGCTGTTGCCACTATATGATGTAACCATCATTTACGATGCTAGACAGCAACTTTGGTTTGCCTGTTTCTGTTAGCTTTGTTAATATGATTTATTCTCTAGGCTGTAGATTTACATTATTTCCAAACCTGTTGAACTTGTTCAATGTAAAAACTTGAAAATCACCAATAGAACCAAACAATTAACATCAATAGACACGATTTAGTGCACAAGAGGATGTAGCAGATGATAAATGAATAACCACAATTTCTGCCAGGGGAACTATGTTGGTTTGTTTAATTAGCGAATAGTGACAATGTCAATGACATGTCTGGAATGTGATTGTGTTTATTCCAATTCTGTTTGACAGTTGCTGatacattttaaaattgattaagtAGTCCcgtcttttttctttctctttgtatATTAGGACAAGGATTGTCTTTATTTTGGGACAACTGGGTGTTTGTTGAAGTCTACATCTCACTTTGTTAATGATTTGGAAAATGTCTCcttttttctccttaatttgcACGTTTTATGgaaattcttttttgaaaaaaagaaatagtttgTGGTTcataatatgttatttttatccCCTCCTTTTCTTGGCTTCTATTGTTCCTAACGCATTAGCAATATGTGACAAACTTGTTCAGCTCAAGAACTGGAGAAAGATATGCATGGTCCAGCAGCTGATTCACTCCCAGCAGAGAAAAAACTAGCtgtttttgacaaaatttttacTGCATATCATGAGGCCAGGAGCTGCATTCATAGTGACTTGGTATGAAGTTTTTCAATGTACTATTGTTTTCTTCTCCTCTCAGACCTATTTAAAATTTGCCACCTGATTCATCAATTGTTTATTTTCCTCTGTTTTTCAAACTGCTTTTCGTGATGTAGTATATATTCTAGGTCAGTGCAGGTACCTCTGAAAATGCGAAAGATGACTTAAATGGTCTTGATAAAGCTGTTAGTGCTGTATTGGGTCAAAGAACCATCGAACGCAACCAGTTGTTGGTTGGCATTGCAAAGAGTAAACTTAGTAAGCTACATGATGGCAAAAATGAGAAAGCTACCAAGCCTGAGGAGCTTGTTCGATTATACGATCTCTTATTACAGGTTTACTACCTAACTGATGTACTATTTTAACCTACTATATTTCATGTAAGGATGCTTTACCCTGTactgttgaattaaattaatgctTATAAGTTGTATTATGGATTCCACCTAAATCCTTATGTAACTGATGTTATGTTTGGCTGAATACTGCTGATCTTTCTGACTTAGTCAGTTCTGGAAGAGATAGGAAGCCTGAAGAAGGTAGCATTTGCTgaagagtgtgagcttaaaagttTGGCCTTCCGAGGGGAAAGGTATTTTTCCGTCTTCAGTGGCTGATGTACTGCTCACAAGAAATCCTGTATTCCATTGACATTGAGtgtgtttaatattattatttttgtagatATCCCCTATTCACTGAATCTTGGAATCAATCTTTCCCTCTATGAGGCTTCTTCTGAATGAGAAATTATATTCATATTACATCCACCTGCAtgatcttttttcttcttcaagaaccaactttttgtaatttttttgtttatgtttttcctTGTTTGGTGCTTAAACCCATTTTTGTGCTTGTTTTTTTCATTATGTGTCCTGTTACCTGTTTTCCTTCATCCTTATGATTTCTGATCATCTTTTTGAGGTTATGCTTATCTGATTAAATTGTGCCAAGTCCTTAACCTTTTATAGTTTCTTATTCCGCTTTTTTAACTCATTTCTGGGTGCCAAAAGGAGGTTTTTACTCTATATTTATTGGACTTCCAACTTTACGCAGGTGTTTCTTTTTGGGTAGATCATATAAGTTAGCTGGTAGGAGGGTGGAAGCATATGCATTGTACTGCAGGGCTCGCTCTCTTGCTGGGAATGCCTTGCAGAAATTCCAAGCTGCGAGTAATGCTGATCAGGTGTGTAGATGAGCAAAAGCCTTTTCTTTCCCCTCAcaaaggtttttcttttttgggggtGCTAAATTGATCAAAAATTTTGGCCTCTAatgatcaaattttaatatatctttgGGATATTCTTTTTACAGAAGATTCATGGCTGCTAAATCTCATTTTGTTTCTATGTTGGCCTTTTTCCTGCGTAACCTGAAAAATATTCAACCATGTTTAAACTTTGGTTTCAAATTTACGTAAATgccaaataataatttctcataTAGACCATATGGTAGGCTGGTATTTTGATTAGATTGGTACATTATTGATAATGTGTTCTTCTATCTTCTGTTAAACAGATACTGATCAAAGAGTTGAAGAAGTTGTGTGAGGAATGCAGATCCAACAGTTGCATAGACCATGCAGCAGGGATCATGGAAGAACTGAAGGCCCCTGAAAATCTCTCTAAAAAAATCTCGAATATATCATTAACTGGAGCTGGCAAGAAGGtaattattcattattattttagattttgctATGTCGTATGATTTTTATCCAGCAACATGGTTTGATGGGGACAATTAAAATTCACCTCACTATcatatgtccaaaaaaaaatatatatatatatggtttaaagGCGGGTTTTGCCTGTGAGTTCTTTTGAATTGGTTCCATGTTAGGAAAATAGATCTCACCCAAGTTGGAGGGTAGAGGTGGAAGGGAGTTGCTATAGAAAATACAAAGTGATATTTAGAGTAAATAACTACCCAACATGGGTTGGTGAGACTGGCACTAAACATTGTACTGATATAGAAAATAGAGTAGAGGAACTAGAGATCCTAGGATTTGGTGGAGCTTGAAAGTAGGAAAGCATTTTATCGTGTAAATTGAGAATGATTAATTAAGGTAGAAGTTGGAGAGGGTtacaaattcaaattgaaatgtcTTTGACATAGTGCTTTTGTCTGTGGATTGGTGTTTTTTGTCTATAAGCATCTCTAAATTATGCTTGTTTTTTGTAAGACATAGAGAAGGatacaaattcaaattgaaaatgtCATTAAAAAAGTGCTTGGCTCTGTGGGTTGGGTTGTGTCTGTGAGCATCTCTGAATTATGCTTTTTTCGAAAGATGCACTACCATTCCTTAGGTCTGGATGTTCTATTTGCTTGACAtgatgattttgaatttcattcAGTTGGAGAAATTCCTACTTGAGAAACTGGAGGCATATGAGTCTGCAGTTGGAGATTCAAGTGCAAAAAATGTTCCACGAATCGAAGCCTTCCCTCCTGCCTTCCAAGCAATTCCCCGCAACCCTATAGTTCTGGATCTTGCCTACAATTTCATTGATTTCCCATCCCTTGAAAATCGGATGAAGAAAGACAAAAAGGGTTTCATTAGTAGGCTTTGGCGGTGAGTTCCCTTGTGAGTTTTTATGGACATTTCAGTCACTTTCATACTCCTAGTTGAGGAATTTTTATgaccctttattttattttctttgtgttGATCAATCTACTCAATTGTAATGATATAGTTTGGATATGCAAATTTTGGACATACTGATTCTGATATTAGCAGACTAGAAAAGCATTCACCTCATTTCTCCTCTCACTAAACTAGAAATAGTCCAAAATTTTTAGTTCTTTGCTTTTTTCTGGATGGAGGAAACATAAtaaaaagttgaattttttGGGACAAATTATATTCTGGTATTGATAGTTCATTTCATCTATATTGTAATTGAACTTTTAGTTGTTTGTGTCAATTGCTTTTGTTTTGGTCGTTGGAATAGTTCAGGCCATTATCAAAGATGAATTGCCTTCAATTTGactttaatcaaattttatccaaaaaaaaatattctttttttgtttttttctcttctgaGAAGTCAATTTTAAACGATCTAGAAGAGTTGGAGAGTTTTTAAGTAAATGATGGTTCCTCCACATTATGTAACCCAGCAATTTGGAGGGCTAATTTCTTGGCCACCTGTAATGCATCATCGCCATGTAAAATTGGTCTTCCAATTTAATCTCATTTCATAGTcaattttcaaatcatatacTTCAGACCACAATAACAAATTGAAGCCACACTAGGAGGTTTGAACTCCCAAGCAAACAGTGGactaaaaactaaaactttttTGACAAGGTAACTACCATTCATGCAGAGCACCCAAACTAGGCATACCTTCGGAACAACCCAATTTTCCGAATTACATCTAACAATGGATATCATGTCATCCATAAAACATGACGGTAAAAAAGTTACAACGGTGCCCAAATTAGGCATATCTTTATTCCTAAcaatgttaatttttgtttcatatataGCAATAGATATCATGACATTCATAAGACAACACAATAAGAAAATTACTATTTTCTCCTACGAAAGTCATGAGTTTGGATTCTCACGAAAGTTAGAGCATTTTCTTCTGTTGACAAACAAAGTCGTAGACTTTATATGGATCTGGCAGGGTCTTGGAAACACTTTCCCTAAGATTGCACCTTTTCACCCATTCCACGAGCCTAGGACGTTCTTTCTCTAGGCTGAATCTGCAAAATGTCTCATATGTATAGAATCTGCAAGAGAATGGTATTAGGGCAATGTCCAAGAGACCAAAATGGTCCCCATGGAAGTAAGGCATTTCCTCAAGTTCTCCTTCTAACAGTTTCAAGCATTCTATGAATTCCGCCTTTGCCGATTCTTGGTCAGCTCCCTTGCTTGCCCACATCCTCCTTCCACAGTCTGCACAAATGTTGATACATATAGCTTGTCTTGCTCTAAAATGTATGTGCTTAACCATATAGGTTCGTTTTCTTTGAGGGATAGACAAGTTACACACTTATTCTTTAAAggatatgcatttaaatatttgaagcaCTCATAAATAAGcgtttttttataacaaaatcatatatatatatatatatacacacagccTTATTACAAAGAACATCATATAGAAAACATTCAAATTGCAATGTTAGACATGCACAGGTGTGAGCAAATTGATGTTttctataacaaaattatatctatattatatatatatatatataaatttatattagcaTATCAAGTAAACCTAGTAGCAAAACCATTAAAACTTCTCTTataaagtttttgaaaactTCAAGAGCtaagatttataaataaattggtaatcAATATGATTTCATATAGgttcatatatattatgtgaCCAAAATTTGTGTTATTGTTGCAAGTTTTAGTAAACATCTTGTTGTGATTTAAAAgagatatatatgtttttaatctGTAGGTAATAAAATTAGCTAGATATAAATCAAAACTTTTTATTCTAGAGTTCTAGTCAAAACATGACCATAAACTTTGCAAGCAATTGCTACTtttttagtgaaatttttttatacttttaattaCGAAACTTCTCATTATCAAGGGCCATATATTTACTGtaatgaagaaagaaaacaagcaTAATACAATAAGTAGAAGAACAAaacaggaaaaaataaaaatcccttATGCGTATAAAtgaaaacatatacatatatatgttatataattgtaatatataATAGAACATATATCCGTAGTGCTTACCTTTTTGTCGATGAAATCAACCCAAAATCTAGCTTTTGCTCTAGGGTGAGGACTAATATTGTTAAAGAGAAGTGGGAGATCGTCCTTCCAAACATCATCAATATATTGGAGGGTGATGAGGGATTCACAAATGGGTTTACCATTATGAATCAGAACTGGCACTTTCttgtggattgagttcattttCAGAAACAATAAATTATCCTTCAAGGTCTTCTTTGCTGCTAGGTTAGCAGCTTTGTTTGCTTGCCTTGGGGACCAAGATATTGTCCAGTTATTATCTTTCAGTTTAGTTTTGATATTTCTAACTAGCTCCCACGATTCCCATTCGCAAGGCTCAGAAGAGTCATTCAGCCGAACAACCACCGATCGAGCATCGCAGTGCCAATCAACGTCTTTCCAAGCCGAATCAGGTCAaaattttttactcttttttcttttttgttaaatctatttattactactactactattattattttctaagtttGCACTGTTGAACTCTTGAAAGTTTTACTCCTCTGATGCTTCAAAACACCGTATTTCCCTCTCTAGCTCTCATCGTCTCTCTCTTCTTATCCTTTTTAACGATGgtagacaaaataattacaaaaaattttaatcaaaagttacaaaattattaaaaaaactaataaaatttttaaaaaaataaaaaaattaataaatgaccAAAGCTAACGCTTTATACATTAAAATGCGTTTGGCTTTGGTTCGGTacccttttttttataatttttttatttattaataaaaaaattaataaataattactgTTGAACTCTTGACAGTTTTACTCCTCCGATGCTTCAAAACACCGTATTTCCCTCTCTAGCTCtcgtcctctctctctctctctctctctctctctctctttctaactCTCCGTGGAACTCTCCAAAGCGAAATTCCTTGTCGGGTAAGTTCCGACTCGCACGAAAGGCGTAACCATCTCGGCAGAAAGAGGTTAGCCATTTCTCGGATATCCCCTCTCTCATCTtattctctctctgtctctgtatGGTATGGCGTCGTCGGCAACTGATCGGACATTTGATTGGTGGTCCAGATCCGGTTAGGGCTttgtttttatgctttttttttctcattcgtTTCTCCCAGATCCGGCAGCTGAAGTTCCCTGCCTGCATCTCTTGTCTtctctgagtttttttttttttttttttttttccgaggCAATATGTGAATGTGGTTTTAGTCTATGGATTTATTTCAAgtacttcatttttatttatttatttggtttcaCTTTGTGTTAATAAAATGAGGGTTTTGGTTTATAGGTTGAGGAGAACATTTGCAAGAGTGTTGGCGGGAGCAAGATCTTGTGTATTCTCAAGGTTGACGGTATGCTTTTTCTATTTCCTGGAATTTGTTTTCGTCACTGTGTGGGACTGGAGACCCAGTTTATGATTGCGGCGTTTGGCATttgatattttccatttttttccccccttgggACGAAATTGTAGCAGTTAGTGAAACTCCTACGGCTTCTAACAttagccaaaaataaaatattattaatagttcATTCTTACATAGAGAGTTCAATTGTCAGGGATTTGATAGTGGGTCTTTGTTTTGTTAGCAAGTTTGAATTCTATGATGTGGGAATTTGGATATGGTTCTCCAAATGACATCCcctttgttaaattttatttctgctatgtggtcaaattgaatTGCTCTGCTTTAATTCTAAGCTAGAATGTTCTGTATTGTGTTTCAACGTGAACTCTGTGAAACTGGGTCTACTCATCCAAgcctttttttccccttctttttttgctttccTCGGTCATGGCTTACTTTTATGACCAtggatatgattttcaatttctGTGCTGCTCCGGTTCTTTATTTTGTgggattaatttttctttgaacttttaTAGCTTAGGATTTAGATTTAAATTAACTTCATTCTTCTGTTTGGAGCTTCTTGTGAGAACCATGAATCCAACATAAGTTTGTAGAAATGGGAATTGTTCACGGACTTTGGTAAGTGCATTTTTTGAGGTGTTCTTGGTTTGCTGTCAGATTCTTCAAGTAGAACATTTAAGAGTCTTGGTGTTTAAGAAACAAGAAAATGGCTACTATTCTGTAGCGTACTATTTCTATTAGATTAAAGGTATGTTGTGTGCACTTA
This genomic interval carries:
- the LOC132799416 gene encoding probable glutathione S-transferase parA; amino-acid sequence: MVTPFVRVGTYPTRNFALESSTENCGRRMWASKGADQESAKAEFIECLKLLEGELEEMPYFHGDHFGLLDIALIPFSCRFYTYETFCRFSLEKERPRLVEWVKRCNLRESVSKTLPDPYKVYDFVCQQKKML